A region of the Vicinamibacteria bacterium genome:
GCTCAAGGGTACGGAGATGGGGGAAATCTTTACCAAGGCGCTTCGTCGCATCAAAAACGTTGCGCGAACGAATCGTGGCGGTGTTGTAGCCCAAGTATTTCGAGATGGTCACGCAAAAACGCTTTGGGGCTCCGCCGGCAAAAAGCGGTGAAAAAGCGGGAGGCTTGGGGGAAAGAACGCGCTAATTTCCCCTGTGAGCGCATTCGCAACGGGGGGCCGCACTCCTACCCCTCCCTGAAACCCGACAAGCTGAAACGTGGGGAGCCTGCTGTCACGGCGAAAAGCGCGAGGGGTCGGGAAACGTCGTCACTGCGCGCCTTGGGAACGCGTCCACCTCGACTCGTGGTGTCGTGAGCGTTTGCACGGCATGGGTCACGACAACCGATCGCAGGTACTCGGCGAGCGACATGTCGCGGTGGCGAGACGCACGAAAGACGACGGCGCGCTCCCGCAACGAAACCCGAAATTTCAGCGTGCGCGCCTCGAGACTTCGGTGCTGGCGAGCGGCCGCATAGGTAGCATTGGGAGTAACCCGGCACGGGTCGCAGTATCGCCGCTGATTGCCGCAACCGGGAGGGAGCGGCGCCGAGCAACCCCGGCAGCGGCGCTCACGACTCACGGTAATGAATCCTCCCCGCCGCCGCGCCACCACGGCAAGCGCTCTTTCGGCGTCGAGAGCCAACTCGGCTCCCGCCGGGGTCTCGAGCGCGCTGGCGGCAACGAAGCTCGTCCTCGGTGAGCTCGGACCAGGAAACGGATCCGTGCGTGGTCGGAACTGTCCACCGGCGCGGAGCGGGCCGAGCTCGCCGGCGAAAGAGCCAGGAGACGAGCTCGCGAAGTCGCCGGATCACGGCAACGGCTCGCGCTCTATCCACGCGCCGTCCTCGCGAAGCTCGATCCACATGCCGGCTTCGACGTGACGCCGGAGAGCCACTCATACGGCTTGCCGCATGGATGGACGCTGGGAGGGCAAACAACCTGTTGCTGTCCGAGTCTCCGTTTTCGGTCTCGGAGCCTCGCTGGATTTCTCCGATGATGGAGTCCTTGAAGCGGATTTTGCCGGGAGTCCCAGCTCCCAGAGAACGTAGTAATGGGGCTTGCCGCTTCCCGTCCGTACCCAGGCCTTGCCGGGCTCATCGAGTACCGAAACAAGGTCGGCCCATCGGTCGATCCGGTCGGGGTCGAGAATCGCGAGGCCCGATCGACGAGGGGATGGGCCGGCCGTGATGCCCGCGTTTCCACCGCTCTCGATGTGCGAATCGATCTCGGTCGTGTCCGACGTGATGTTCCAGTGCGCTCCGTTCGGTCTCTTGCTGCGGGCCTGTAGTAGTACGGCACGCCACCCGCGATGTGAGACATTTTCCCCGAGCGTAGGACTCACTCGCCCTCCTCGGTCTCCGTGAGTAGTCGGTCGATAGCGAGCGAGCGCCCCATATCGAAGGGCTCGTCGTCTTCAGGCGCTAGGTGATGGAGCTCGAGTTCGCGGATGAGCTGCTCGATCTGCTCGATGCTGTAACGGCGGAGCGAGTCGGGAGTTCGAGACTTCACGACGTCGCTCTCCGCGCCGCGGCTGCGGTCCTGAAGGATCGGCCGGCGCGAGATCCGGCCGATGAGTTTCGAGGAGCGTAACCGATTCCTCGAGGAGGCGAGGAACACGAGACATGGGGTTCTGTTCGGGCTCCTCCTCAAGACCGGTCTCCGTCCCTCCGAAGCCTACGCGCTTCGGATTGACGACCTCGACCTCCGGACGAGGACACTACGGGTCGAGCGGTCGCTTGGACTCGCTACGCGGGAGATCAAGTCCACGAAGACGGCCGAGACGGAGAACGGTCGACCTTTCACCTGAGCTCGCTTCCCGTCCGGCCTCACCTGAGGAAGCTACGCGAGAGAGCCCTCAAGAAGGGATGGGGCGAGCCCGAATGGCTCTTCCCCTCGAGAGAGAGCAGGTTCTTGGACCACAACCACGTGGCCAAGCGGTTCAAGGTCACGCTGAAACGGGCCGGACTACCGTCGTTTCGTGTCTACGATTGCCGCCATACCTACGCCAGCTTGTTGCTCGCCCAGGGCGCTCCTCTCTTGCCGCCCAGCTCGGCCACGCCCGGCCGACCACGACACTTGCCTACTACGCAAAGTGGATACCCTCCGATGGGAGGAACTTCGCCGCTCTTCTGGACGCCTCCGGTGGTGAAAACCCGGGAGCCGAGTCCCAACGATTTTCACAACACCGGAAAAAGCGTCCTCGTAAAATGGCGCGCCCGGTAGGACTCGAACCTACGGCCTACAGATTCGAAGTCTGGCGCTCTATCCAACTGAGCTACGGGCGCGCACTAGCCAGACTATAACATCTCGTCGAAAGGCGGAAAGGCACCGAAGAAAAGGCTGGGGTGGGTGATGGGGCTCGAACCCACAACACCTGGAGCCACAGTCCAGTGCTCTACCATTGAGCTACACCCACCATCCTCTGGTACGCCAGGGAGGATTCGAACCCCCGACCTACGGCTTAGAAGGCCGCCGCTCTATCCAACTGAGCTACTGGCGCACTACTCTGGTCGGGGCGAGAGGATTCGAACCTCCGACTTCCTGCTCCCAAAGCAGGCGCGCTAGCCAGACTGCGCCACGCCCCGCGAAACCCATTATTATACGGACGCTGCGACCTCTTCGTCAACGCGGCCGGTCTCTCAAGAATGTAGAAAGCCGCGCCATCGCCTTTCCCCGGTGGCTCACGGCGTTCTTCTCCTCCGCCGTCATTTGGGCAAAACACTTGCCCAGAGGCGGAAAGAAGAAGATCGGATCATAGCCAAAGCCGCCCGTTCCGCGCGGAGCCGTCGCGATCCGCCCCTCGCAGCTTTCGGCGCACTCGAACACGATTTGCCCGTCATCCGCTAGGGCGATGGCGCAGATATATCGTGCCGTACGTTCTTCTCCGGGAACGGCTCGAAGACTTTCGAGCAGACGCCGGTTCTTCACATCGTAGGTTGTGCTCTCGCCGAGCCAGCGCGCCGAGTGAACTCCCGGCTCACCGCCGAGCGCATCGACGACGAGCCCGGAGTCCTCCCCGAGCGCGGCGATGCCGGTGGCGCGATGGTAATAGAGGGCCTTTTCCGCTGCGTTCGAGAGGAACGTGTGACCCGTCTCTGCGGGAGGGGCGATCTCGGGCCATTCATCGAGGGTGACGAGATCGATCTCGAGGCCTTCGAGAACCGCCCGTAGCTCACGGAGCTTGCCGGCGCTCGTCGTCGCGAGAAGAAGCTTCAGGACTTTATCAGCTCGAGCTTTCCCAGAACCTCTCGCTGTCTGGCGACGATCTCGTCCACGCCCTCGGCTGCGAGCTTCACCATCTGCAGCAGCACGTCTCGGGAGAAAGGACTGGATTCCGCCGTGCCTTGCACTTCGATGAGGTTACCCTGGCCGGTCATGACGATGTTCATGTCGACCTCGGCACGCGCGTCTTCCCGGTAATTGAGATCGAGCAGAATGTTCCTCTCCACGACCCCCACGCTCGTGGCGGCGACGTAATCGCGAATCGGCAAAGCCGCCATCGCCCCGTCGCGCACCGCGGCTTTGAGAACCAGGGCCAGGGCAACGAAAGCACCGGAGATCGATGCCGTTCTCGTTCCCCCGTCCGCCTGGAGCACGTCGCAGTCGATCCACACCGTGCGCTCGCCCAAACGAGACAGATCGACGATCGCTCGAAGGGACCGCCCGATCAGCCGTTGAATTTCTTGCGTCCGTCCCGACACCTTCCCCCGCGCCGCCTCGCGCGGAATTCGCTCGTGGGACGATCGCGGAAGCATGCCGTACTCGGCGGTGATCCAGCCGGAGCCCTTTCCTTTCAGAAACGGGGGCACGCGCTCCTCGAGCGTGGCGGCGCAAATGACTTTGGTCTCGCCGATCTCGATGAGGGCCGAGCCTTCGGCGTTACGGAGAAAGGAAGGCGTGATGAGGCATGGGCGCGGCTCGTCGGCCCGCCGGCCGTCAACCCGCTTCATTCTGAGTCTCTTGTCGCTCCGACTCGGGTTGAAGGTACCTGGGTGCGCGACCGTAGGGAACGGTCAGGTCGAGATGGCCGGCCAGCGTCTGCACCTCCCGTCCTTCGACGAGGATCTTGACCATCTTGACGGCCGGGAAATTGGCGACGAGCGTGTTCGTCAGGCTGAAGACGGTGAGCTCCTCCGCCGAGGATCCTCCGGGATGATTCGCCACCACCTCGCGAGAGAGATCGAGGTAGGCGACTCCCTGGGAGGTAATGAAGAGCTCTCGGAGCACGACGCCTCGAGGAATCGTCTGGGAGCGCTCGAGAAGAAGCGCGACGACCCGTTTTGCCTGGAGCTGTAGCGAAGTCTCCAGCGGAATGACTTCGTTCACGGTCGCCAGCTCCTGTCCCGAGCTCGCCAGCACATAGAGCTTGACCTGGATGCGACCTTCGCTCGGAGAGGCATCGTCGTCTCCCGGATGGGGCAGACTTGCGGCCGCGGCCTGGTCCAAGGAATCGGTCCCGACCGTGTCCGGCACCGGCTGGCTGAGAATCCAGAACGTGGCGAACACCGCCGAGGCAATCAGGCTCACCGCGAGCAAGGCCGCGAGCAGAATCGTTCGCCCTTTCATTACGGCTGATCTCGCGA
Encoded here:
- a CDS encoding bifunctional DNA primase/polymerase, whose product is MSPTLGENVSHRGWRAVLLQARSKRPNGAHWNITSDTTEIDSHIESGGNAGITAGPSPRRSGLAILDPDRIDRWADLVSVLDEPGKAWVRTGSGKPHYYVLWELGLPAKSASRTPSSEKSSEAPRPKTETRTATGCLPSQRPSMRQAV
- a CDS encoding tyrosine-type recombinase/integrase, which produces MSFEERNRFLEEARNTRHGVLFGLLLKTGLRPSEAYALRIDDLDLRTRTLRVERSLGLATREIKSTKTAETENGRPFT
- the rdgB gene encoding RdgB/HAM1 family non-canonical purine NTP pyrophosphatase, translated to MKLLLATTSAGKLRELRAVLEGLEIDLVTLDEWPEIAPPAETGHTFLSNAAEKALYYHRATGIAALGEDSGLVVDALGGEPGVHSARWLGESTTYDVKNRRLLESLRAVPGEERTARYICAIALADDGQIVFECAESCEGRIATAPRGTGGFGYDPIFFFPPLGKCFAQMTAEEKNAVSHRGKAMARLSTFLRDRPR
- the rph gene encoding ribonuclease PH → MKRVDGRRADEPRPCLITPSFLRNAEGSALIEIGETKVICAATLEERVPPFLKGKGSGWITAEYGMLPRSSHERIPREAARGKVSGRTQEIQRLIGRSLRAIVDLSRLGERTVWIDCDVLQADGGTRTASISGAFVALALVLKAAVRDGAMAALPIRDYVAATSVGVVERNILLDLNYREDARAEVDMNIVMTGQGNLIEVQGTAESSPFSRDVLLQMVKLAAEGVDEIVARQREVLGKLELIKS
- a CDS encoding GerMN domain-containing protein → MKGRTILLAALLAVSLIASAVFATFWILSQPVPDTVGTDSLDQAAAASLPHPGDDDASPSEGRIQVKLYVLASSGQELATVNEVIPLETSLQLQAKRVVALLLERSQTIPRGVVLRELFITSQGVAYLDLSREVVANHPGGSSAEELTVFSLTNTLVANFPAVKMVKILVEGREVQTLAGHLDLTVPYGRAPRYLQPESERQETQNEAG